In one window of Ovis aries strain OAR_USU_Benz2616 breed Rambouillet chromosome 3, ARS-UI_Ramb_v3.0, whole genome shotgun sequence DNA:
- the SARNP gene encoding SAP domain-containing ribonucleoprotein isoform X4, producing the protein MATETVELHKLKLAELKQECLARGLETKGIKQDLINRLQAYLEEHAEEEANEEDVLGDETEEEEPKPLELPVKEEEPPEKTVDVAAEKKVVKITSEIPQTERMQKRAERFNVPVSLESKKAARAARFGISPVPSKGLSSDTKPMVNLDKLKERAQRFGLNVSSISRKGPRKRRCNST; encoded by the exons ATGGCGACTGAGACGGTGGAGCTTCATAAGCTGAAG ctTGCTGAACTAAAGCAGGAGTGTCTTGCTCGTGGTTTGGAGACCAAGGGAATAAAACAAGATCTCATCAACAGGCTCCAGGCATATCTTGAAGAGCATG cTGAAGAGGAGGCAAATGAAGAAGATGTACTGGGAGATGAAACAGAG gaAGAAGAACCAAAGCCCTTAGAACTGCCTGTCAAAGAGGAAGAACCTCCTGAAAAAACTGTTGATGT GGCAGCAGAGAAAAAAGTGGTAAAAATTACATCTGAAATACCACAGACTGAG AGGATGCAGAAGAGAGCTGAACGATTCAATGTACCTGTGAGTTTGGAGAGTAAGAAAGCTGCGCGGGCAGCTAG ATTTgggatttctccagttccatcaAAAG gcCTGTCGTCTGACACCAAGCCCATG GTTAACTTGGATAAGCTAAAAGAAAGAGCTCAAAGGTTTGGTTTGAATGTCTCTTCAATCTCCAGAAAG
- the DNAJC14 gene encoding dnaJ homolog subfamily C member 14, giving the protein MAQKHPGEGGLCGAHHSGGASLRTSGPSVDPDILSFSGLRDSAGPAPNGTRCLTEHSSPKYTQPPNPAHWSDPSHGPPRGPGPPLAEEDPDQSEASSEESGVDQELSRENEAGYQDDGNSSFFPIPSTCNCQGTPGIPEGPYSEGGDSSSSNFCHHCTSPALGEDEELEGEYDEEEPLKFPSDLSRVHSEKKPAPRRQRHRVPAKEDTREGGRRDPRSPGRHRLGRKRSQADKRRGLGLWGAEELCQLGQAGFWWLIELLVLVGEYVETCGHLIYACRQLKGSDLDLLRVWVGVWAGRLGGWAQVMFQFLSQGFCYGAGLFTRFLRLVGALLLLALALLLGCLQLGWRFLVGLSDRLGWRGKATWLFSWLASPTWQRCLILLRESRPWQQLVRIVQLGWLELPWVKQRTNRQGNAPVAGGRYCQPEEEVARLLTMAGVPEDELNPFHVLGVEATASDVELKKAYRQLAVMVHPDKNHHPRAEEAFKVLRAAWDIVSNPERRKEYEMKRMAENELSRSVNEFLSKLQEAMNTMMCSRCQGKHRRFEMDREPKSARYCAECNRLHPAEEGDFWAESSMLGLKITYFALMDGKVYDITEWAGCQRVGISPDTHRVPYHISFGSRMPGTSGRQRATPDAPPADLQDFLSRIFQVPPGQMSNGNFFAAPQPSPGATAASKPNSTVPKGDAKPKRRKKVRRPFQR; this is encoded by the exons ATGGCCCAGAAGCACCCCGGAGAAGGAGGGTTGTGTGGAGCCCACCACAGTGGTGGTGCCTCCCTCAGGACTTCAGGACCCTCTGTGGACCCTGACATACTTTCATTCTCAGGACTCAGGGACTCAGCGGGGCCTGCTCCTAATGGTACCCGCTGCCTCACAGAGCACTCTAGTCCTAAGTACACACAGCCCCCAAATCCAGCCCACTGGTCGGATCCAAGCCATGGACCCCCAAGGGGTCCAGGACCCCCTCTGGCTGAAGAGGACCCTGATCAGAGTGAGGCATCTTCAGAAGAGTCAGGAGTGGACCAGGAACTCTCAAGAGAGAATGAGGCTGGGTACCAGGATGATGGgaactcttctttctttcccattccATCTACTTGTAACTGCCAGGGAACCCCTGGAATCCCTGAAGGGCCTTACTCTGAGGGAGGAGATAGCTCTTCTAGCAACTTTTGCCACCATTGTACCTCTCCAGCTTTGGGGGAAGATGAAGAGTTGGAAGGGGAATATGATGAAGAGGAACCTCTTAAGTTTCCCAGTGATCTTTCACGTGTGCACAGTGAAAAGAAACCTGCACCCCGGAGACAACGGCACCGTGTTCCAGCCAAGGAGGACACTCGGGAGGGTGGACGAAGAGATCCCAGATCCCCTGGTCGACATCGGCTGGGCCGGAAACGGAGTCAGGCAGATAAACGCAGAGGACTGGGATTGTGGGGAGCAGAGGAACTGTGTCAGCTTGGACAGGCAGGCTTCTGGTGGCTGATCGAACTGCTAGTATTAGTGGGGGAGTACGTGGAGACTTGTGGCCATCTCATCTATGCATGCAGGCAGCTGAAAGGCAGTGATCTGGACCTTTTACGTGTCTGGGTGGGAGTGTGGGCAGGGCGGCTGGGGGGCTGGGCCCAGGTGATGTTCCAGTTTCTGAGCCAGGGGTTTTGCTATGGGGCAGGGCTGTTCACCCGTTTTCTTAGGCTTGTGGGTGCTTTGCTGCTCCTGGCTCTGGCCCTTTTGTTGGGCTGTTTACAGTTGGGCTGGCGGTTTCTGGTAGGATTGAGTGACCGGCTAGGCTGGAGGGGTAAAGCCACCTGGCTCTTCTCTTGGCTGGCTTCTCCCACCTGGCAGCGTTGCCTGATTCTGCTGAGAGAGAGCAGGCCCTGGCAGCAGCTGGTAAGAATAGTTCAGTTAGGTTGGCTGGAGTTACCTTGGGTCAAACAGAGGACCAATAGGCAGGGGAATGCACCTGTAGCTGGTGGTCGTTACTGCCAGCCTGAAGAGGAAGTGGCTCGACTCTTGACCATGGCTGGGGTTCCTGAGGATGAGCTAAACCCTTTTCACGTGTTGGGGGTTGAAGCCACGGCATCAGATGTTGAACTGAAGAAGGCCTATAGGCAGCTGGCAGTGATG GTTCATCCTGACAAAAATCATCATCCTCGGGCTGAGGAGGCCTTCAAGGTTTTGCGGGCAGCTTGGGACATTGTCAGCAACCCTGAAAGACGGAAGGAATATGAGAT GAAACGAATGGCTGAAAATGAGCTGAGCCGGTCAGTGAATGAGTTTCTGTCCAAGCTGCAAGAAGCAATGAATACTATGATGTGCAGCCGATGCCAGGGAAAGCATAG GAGGTTCGAAATGGACCGGGAACCTAAGAGTGCCAGATACTGTGCTGAGTGTAATAGGCTGCATCCTGCTGAGGAAGGTGACTTTTGGGCAGAGTCAAGCATGTTGGGCCTCAAAATCACCTACTTTGCGCTGATGGATGGAAAGGTGTATGATATCACAG AGTGGGCTGGATGCCAGCGTGTGGGAATCTCCCCAGATACCCACAGAGTCCCTTATCACATCTCATTTGGTTCACGGATGCCAGGCACCAGTGGGCGGCAGAG AGCTACTCCAGATGCCCCTCCTGCTGACCTTCAGGATTTCTTGAGCCGGATCTTTCAAGTACCCCCAGGCCAGATGTCCAACGGGAACTTCTTTGCAGCTCCtcagcccagccctggggccaCTGCAGCCTCCAAGCCCAACAGCACAGTACCCAAGGGAGACGCCAAACCGAAGCGGCGGAAGAAAGTGAGGAGGCCCTTCCAACGTTGA
- the ORMDL2 gene encoding ORM1-like protein 2, with the protein MNVGVAHSEVNPNTRVMNSRGIWLAYIILVGLLHVVLLSIPFFSIPVVWTLTNVIHNLVMYVFLHTVKGTPFETPDQGKARLLTHWEQMDYGLQFTSSRKFLSISPIVLYLLASFYTKYDAAHFLINTASLLSVLLPKLPQFHGVRLFGINKY; encoded by the exons ATGAATGTGGGGGTGGCTCACAGCGAAGTAAACCCCAACACTCGAGTGATGAATAGCCGGGGCATCTGGCTGGCCTACATCATCTTGGTAGGACTGCTGCATGTGGTTCTACTCAGCATCcccttcttcagcattcctgttGTCTGGACACTGACCAACGTCATCCATAACTTG GTTATGTATGTCTTCCTACATACGGTGAAAGGGACACCCTTTGAGACCCCTGACCAAGGAAAGGCTCGGCTACTGACACACTGGGAACAGATGGACTACGGGCTCCAATTTACCTCTTCCCGAAAATTCCTCAGCATCTCTCCCATTGTACT ATACCTCCTGGCCAGCTTCTACACCAAATATGATGCTGCTCACTTCCTCATCAACACAGCCTCACTGCTTAGCGTACTGCTGCCCAAGTTACCCCAGTTTCATGGGGTTCGTCTCTTTGGCATCAACAAATACTGA
- the SARNP gene encoding SAP domain-containing ribonucleoprotein isoform X3, with protein MKGSFCKLRKSFILFSQLAELKQECLARGLETKGIKQDLINRLQAYLEEHAEEEANEEDVLGDETEEEEPKPLELPVKEEEPPEKTVDVAAEKKVVKITSEIPQTERMQKRAERFNVPVSLESKKAARAARFGISPVPSKGLSSDTKPMVNLDKLKERAQRFGLNVSSISRKGPRKRRCNST; from the exons ATGAAAG GTTCATTCTGTAAATTAAGGaaaagctttattcttttttctcagctTGCTGAACTAAAGCAGGAGTGTCTTGCTCGTGGTTTGGAGACCAAGGGAATAAAACAAGATCTCATCAACAGGCTCCAGGCATATCTTGAAGAGCATG cTGAAGAGGAGGCAAATGAAGAAGATGTACTGGGAGATGAAACAGAG gaAGAAGAACCAAAGCCCTTAGAACTGCCTGTCAAAGAGGAAGAACCTCCTGAAAAAACTGTTGATGT GGCAGCAGAGAAAAAAGTGGTAAAAATTACATCTGAAATACCACAGACTGAG AGGATGCAGAAGAGAGCTGAACGATTCAATGTACCTGTGAGTTTGGAGAGTAAGAAAGCTGCGCGGGCAGCTAG ATTTgggatttctccagttccatcaAAAG gcCTGTCGTCTGACACCAAGCCCATG GTTAACTTGGATAAGCTAAAAGAAAGAGCTCAAAGGTTTGGTTTGAATGTCTCTTCAATCTCCAGAAAG